From the Bacteriovorax sp. Seq25_V genome, one window contains:
- a CDS encoding putative zinc-binding metallopeptidase, whose product MVFDNLSHISTSTLLRLKLRDLNISFEESGLAKNLSILHAELQKKGLKVKPLIWGSDDWFCPDDHTSFAVPFTLFHPRLTELEKDICGEVEGDSRDEFLKLCRHECGHIVDNAYLLREIAGRVELFGDHNQAYPQDYTFKKYSKKFVRHLSENYAQAHPEEDWSETFAVWLTPGSAWRSKYEGWGALRKLNYVNSVMKQLKNKRVSRRNDFFYDHFKSLDMTFGEYLKQKKKLKSRKFKFSQLRAINISEGEDLSLALKENRKEIIDLICSQTKIKKYDLTYVLKDLELNARKKGLRINKRAKKMDVLNHLVIGHAKTFLSDGKHRIIM is encoded by the coding sequence ATGGTCTTTGATAACCTTTCTCACATTTCAACATCGACTCTTTTGAGACTCAAATTGAGAGATCTTAATATCTCATTTGAAGAGTCTGGACTTGCAAAGAATCTGAGTATTCTTCATGCTGAACTTCAAAAAAAAGGACTCAAAGTTAAGCCACTTATTTGGGGAAGTGATGATTGGTTTTGTCCTGATGATCATACCTCATTCGCAGTTCCGTTTACTCTGTTTCATCCAAGACTTACTGAATTAGAAAAAGATATTTGTGGTGAAGTTGAAGGAGATTCGCGTGATGAATTTCTCAAGCTGTGCCGCCACGAATGTGGTCATATTGTGGACAATGCTTACCTTCTTCGAGAAATTGCGGGGAGAGTAGAATTATTTGGTGACCACAATCAAGCGTATCCACAGGATTATACTTTTAAAAAGTATTCGAAGAAATTTGTTCGTCACCTGAGTGAGAATTACGCGCAAGCTCACCCTGAAGAAGATTGGTCTGAGACATTTGCTGTGTGGTTAACTCCTGGAAGTGCTTGGAGATCAAAGTATGAGGGGTGGGGCGCACTTCGAAAGCTTAACTATGTTAATAGCGTCATGAAGCAGTTAAAAAATAAAAGGGTCTCTCGTCGAAATGATTTCTTTTATGATCATTTTAAAAGTCTTGATATGACTTTTGGTGAATATTTAAAGCAAAAGAAGAAATTAAAAAGTAGAAAGTTTAAGTTCTCTCAGCTTCGGGCCATAAATATCTCTGAAGGAGAAGATTTATCACTTGCCCTAAAAGAAAATAGAAAAGAGATTATTGATCTGATTTGCTCTCAAACAAAAATAAAAAAATACGATCTTACCTATGTTTTAAAAGATTTAGAATTGAATGCTCGAAAAAAAGGCCTTAGAATTAATAAACGAGCAAAAAAAATGGATGTGCTTAATCACTTAGTGATTGGTCACGCCAAGACGTTCTTATCTGATGGAAAACATAGGATCATAATGTGA
- a CDS encoding diphthine--ammonia ligase, producing the protein MQGKTKVAIFWSGGKDSALSLRRILKDENYQVVTLITTLNRELNEVPFHGASEVLVTNQAKLLNLPLVRVYIPTDCSNKEYEEIFSKYFELLKRKGVEKIVFGDISQQEIRNYRDQLLDKCGLQGHYPLWGMSSEEVMAEYLQSGYRAIITAVREDLIDISFLGKELNLELLDRLRALEKSPDICGENGEYHSFVVYGPGFRNRVPYSKNVTTTQGPYTICKLREA; encoded by the coding sequence TTGCAAGGCAAAACAAAAGTTGCTATTTTTTGGAGTGGTGGGAAAGATAGTGCGCTTTCATTAAGGCGAATACTTAAAGATGAGAATTACCAAGTCGTTACTCTTATAACAACATTAAATAGAGAGTTGAATGAAGTACCATTTCATGGAGCTAGTGAAGTTCTTGTCACTAATCAAGCGAAGCTTCTCAATCTACCACTAGTGAGAGTTTACATTCCTACCGATTGTTCAAACAAAGAATACGAAGAGATTTTTTCAAAATATTTTGAACTTCTAAAACGTAAAGGTGTTGAAAAAATTGTATTTGGAGATATCTCGCAACAAGAGATAAGAAATTATCGAGACCAATTACTCGACAAGTGCGGACTACAAGGTCACTACCCTCTTTGGGGAATGAGCAGTGAGGAGGTAATGGCAGAATACCTACAAAGTGGATATCGTGCAATTATCACCGCGGTCAGAGAAGATCTTATAGATATTAGCTTTCTTGGAAAAGAACTCAATCTAGAACTTCTCGACCGACTACGTGCACTGGAGAAATCTCCCGATATTTGTGGAGAAAATGGTGAATACCATTCGTTTGTCGTATATGGTCCTGGCTTTAGAAATCGTGTGCCTTATTCTAAAAATGTTACAACAACACAAGGGCCCTACACTATTTGTAAACTTAGAGAGGCTTAA
- a CDS encoding DUF3347 domain-containing protein translates to MKKLILILLLAVSFSGFAKDKLEKSSKELMLKILDKNESLHSSFFSYKAKEVEAAAKLVLSVSQTNKDKLLKADIDKANEYLSQIKSTVNEDENKKFYGLANIYLVKIINKYDLGEKYQAYYCPMVRKRWIQNTKKEANVQNPYDASMPDCGGRL, encoded by the coding sequence ATGAAAAAATTAATTCTAATCCTATTACTGGCCGTCTCATTTTCTGGATTCGCAAAAGACAAGCTTGAAAAGTCTTCGAAAGAATTGATGTTAAAAATTTTAGATAAGAATGAATCTCTTCATTCATCATTTTTTTCTTACAAAGCTAAAGAAGTTGAAGCAGCCGCTAAATTAGTATTGTCAGTAAGTCAGACGAATAAAGATAAATTACTTAAAGCTGATATCGATAAGGCGAATGAGTATCTTTCTCAAATTAAGTCCACGGTAAATGAGGATGAGAATAAAAAATTCTATGGCCTAGCAAATATCTATCTTGTAAAAATAATTAATAAATATGACCTCGGTGAAAAGTATCAAGCTTACTACTGCCCGATGGTCCGTAAGAGATGGATTCAAAATACTAAAAAAGAGGCCAATGTTCAAAATCCTTACGATGCCTCAATGCCTGACTGTGGCGGTAGATTGTAG
- a CDS encoding glycosyltransferase: MKKISVIFSTFNEAENAFFKNSIEALKKDNEIEIIIIDYNSSDRTREICGEGVIFITTDLNSRAKRLKLGLSYATAAMVIFHHPRSLVDTNGFNKLKKLADTKIWGGFTHCFDLNTPILKFTSWYSNRVRGYIRGILYLDHCIFASKSLLNKINFPEVDIFEDTILSDELRFFSPPVILPEVSTTSAIRFVKNGQVKQAILNQVMKMCYFLKIDHKVMNKIYEFGINLNSKY; the protein is encoded by the coding sequence ATGAAAAAAATTAGCGTCATCTTTTCTACATTCAACGAAGCTGAAAATGCATTCTTCAAGAACTCAATAGAAGCGTTAAAGAAAGATAATGAAATTGAAATCATTATTATCGATTACAATAGCTCCGATAGAACTCGTGAAATTTGTGGCGAGGGCGTCATTTTTATCACAACTGATCTTAACTCAAGGGCAAAGAGATTGAAGCTTGGGTTGTCCTATGCAACTGCAGCGATGGTGATCTTTCATCACCCAAGGAGTCTGGTTGACACAAATGGATTTAATAAGCTAAAAAAACTGGCCGATACAAAAATCTGGGGTGGCTTTACTCACTGTTTTGATCTTAACACTCCAATTCTAAAATTTACTTCTTGGTATTCAAACCGTGTAAGAGGCTATATTCGAGGGATTCTCTATCTCGATCATTGCATCTTTGCATCGAAATCACTTCTTAATAAAATTAATTTTCCAGAGGTCGATATTTTTGAAGATACAATCTTAAGTGATGAACTGCGGTTCTTTTCACCTCCTGTCATACTCCCCGAAGTTAGTACGACTTCCGCGATACGTTTCGTTAAAAATGGACAGGTAAAACAAGCGATTCTTAATCAAGTCATGAAAATGTGCTACTTTCTCAAGATAGACCACAAGGTAATGAATAAGATCTATGAGTTTGGAATCAATCTAAATTCAAAATACTAA
- a CDS encoding Hsp20 family protein, translating into MNKNKRYIYFFAVICLILIAVNVSDTITKRVPVAKERSDLKSQEGLFTNSLTNIVSNKIDMLPVVNIDESYSETHYIVEIKSPNMNRDSIAINISNGVILVSGELVQKTERSSFTSSFSRSFSIRDGFDSTNPELETIDEGVVLKFKRKVQ; encoded by the coding sequence GTGAATAAAAACAAAAGGTATATTTATTTTTTCGCGGTTATTTGTTTAATTTTGATTGCTGTAAATGTGTCAGATACGATAACTAAGCGAGTACCCGTCGCAAAAGAGCGGAGTGATCTCAAGTCCCAAGAAGGTCTTTTTACTAACTCACTAACGAATATAGTCTCTAATAAAATTGATATGCTTCCTGTTGTTAATATTGATGAAAGCTATTCTGAAACACACTATATTGTTGAGATTAAGTCCCCAAATATGAATAGGGATAGTATAGCGATTAATATAAGTAATGGTGTTATATTAGTAAGTGGTGAACTTGTGCAAAAAACAGAGCGTAGTTCTTTTACTAGTTCATTTTCTCGAAGTTTCTCAATTAGAGATGGATTTGACTCAACAAATCCAGAGCTCGAAACAATCGATGAAGGTGTAGTTTTAAAATTTAAAAGGAAAGTTCAATGA
- a CDS encoding opioid growth factor receptor-related protein produces MSALLEFYTNRKSNPDGLFLKDIWNFSDWELENRHQYIQWLFPLEMKSNHNDTSLVVSADEVREALSSRDFQENLFHSLQLMEDFWGFKVKHKYHPESSPTMKKDYIAKNWVTLYNHNYIRITRVLHSLKIFGLEEEAKELLNYLETEVYAHNRHSIGQQTLDYWKSALETEPMFSESA; encoded by the coding sequence ATGAGTGCTCTATTAGAATTTTACACGAATAGAAAATCTAATCCAGATGGTCTTTTCCTAAAGGATATTTGGAATTTCTCAGATTGGGAGTTAGAAAATAGGCACCAATATATTCAGTGGCTATTCCCTCTAGAGATGAAAAGTAATCATAATGATACTTCCTTGGTTGTTTCAGCTGATGAAGTTAGAGAAGCATTAAGCTCACGAGACTTTCAAGAAAATCTTTTTCACTCACTTCAGTTAATGGAGGATTTTTGGGGATTTAAAGTCAAACATAAATACCACCCTGAAAGTTCTCCTACGATGAAGAAGGATTATATCGCAAAAAATTGGGTGACTCTTTATAACCACAATTACATTAGGATTACGAGAGTTCTTCATTCGTTGAAAATTTTTGGTCTTGAAGAAGAGGCAAAAGAATTACTTAACTACCTTGAGACAGAAGTTTATGCACATAACCGACATTCAATAGGACAGCAAACTTTGGACTATTGGAAATCTGCTCTTGAGACAGAACCCATGTTTAGTGAATCAGCTTAA
- the hemN gene encoding oxygen-independent coproporphyrinogen III oxidase, whose translation MEKLYEKYDKALPRYTSYPALPHWNKALNPFIWLENVNEHLSGAPELDIYIHIPYCKKLCWYCGCNREIAKSESKADPYITALRAEWSFLLRNLGSASKLKIKSIHLGGGTPTFLNRSQLESMLEVFRPYISNDFIGAVEIDPRTLTDEQLDVFKEYKFSRASLGIQDFDPEVQKQINRIQSYELVVETVSKLRANGFKSINFDLIYGLPAQSPETVKATIQKSLTLKPDLISFYSYAHLPERIKNQRLINADLLASSSEKRALYEGGRQELLGDDFVEIGLDHFAKKGSYLETALRENKLQRSFMGYTDQKSKVLIGLGATSISNTPSAYKQNEKNVKEYINQITLTGEASITTSHLLTPIDQEQNLKIQKLMCTQRIPLTENLNPRTALKLNQFVIDGLLEMKDDCYSVTEIGNIFLRNICAIFDEYLEGQTEQKRFSQSV comes from the coding sequence ATGGAAAAACTATACGAAAAATACGATAAAGCACTCCCCCGCTACACTAGTTATCCGGCCCTACCTCACTGGAATAAGGCCCTGAACCCATTTATCTGGCTTGAAAATGTCAATGAGCACCTCTCGGGAGCCCCTGAGTTAGATATCTATATCCATATACCATACTGCAAAAAACTTTGCTGGTATTGTGGTTGTAATCGTGAAATAGCAAAGAGCGAATCTAAGGCAGATCCATATATTACGGCACTTAGGGCCGAGTGGAGCTTCCTCCTAAGAAATCTTGGCTCTGCTTCGAAGCTTAAGATTAAGTCAATCCATCTAGGTGGCGGTACTCCGACCTTCCTAAACAGGTCGCAACTTGAAAGCATGCTAGAAGTCTTTAGGCCTTATATTTCAAATGATTTTATTGGAGCTGTTGAAATAGACCCGCGAACACTTACAGACGAGCAACTCGACGTATTTAAAGAATATAAATTTTCTCGAGCCTCACTCGGCATCCAAGACTTTGACCCTGAAGTTCAAAAACAAATTAATCGTATTCAAAGTTATGAGTTAGTAGTTGAAACTGTCTCAAAGCTTAGGGCCAATGGCTTCAAGTCAATTAACTTTGATCTTATTTATGGCCTCCCGGCCCAAAGCCCTGAGACTGTAAAAGCGACAATACAGAAATCACTCACCCTAAAGCCTGACTTGATTAGCTTCTATAGCTATGCTCACCTCCCAGAGAGAATAAAAAACCAACGCCTCATTAATGCAGACCTACTGGCTTCTTCTTCAGAGAAAAGAGCACTCTACGAAGGAGGACGCCAAGAACTCCTCGGAGATGATTTCGTTGAGATCGGCTTAGACCATTTCGCGAAAAAAGGAAGCTACCTAGAAACGGCGCTCAGAGAGAATAAGCTACAACGAAGCTTCATGGGATACACAGATCAAAAGTCAAAAGTTCTAATCGGACTTGGAGCAACAAGTATTTCGAATACTCCGTCTGCTTATAAACAAAATGAAAAAAATGTTAAAGAATATATTAACCAGATTACTCTTACTGGGGAAGCTAGCATCACCACGTCCCATCTTTTAACGCCTATAGATCAAGAACAGAACTTAAAAATTCAAAAATTGATGTGTACACAAAGAATACCTTTAACTGAAAATCTCAATCCTAGAACGGCTTTAAAACTCAATCAATTTGTAATTGATGGTCTACTTGAAATGAAAGACGACTGTTACTCAGTTACAGAGATTGGAAATATCTTTCTAAGAAATATTTGTGCAATTTTTGATGAGTACCTAGAGGGACAAACAGAACAGAAGCGATTTAGCCAGAGTGTTTAA
- a CDS encoding response regulator transcription factor, producing MMNRYTIFFVDDNVDYCEVFFEEHKDEFNVLTHNDPKTVLEHVKRVNPDLIILDVHMPCKSGVEVFNDIRKTTEIENIPILFLSADERDETVLMHLKLMPEDFLFKTMSHNQVSARIKNRLISRRSASMSSSEKEGENISFGNLEMESDKFRVKINSLEIQLTNIEYKMLFYILTNRLTSPTKDGLVNFVWGDSYVASRTVNTHLSNLRSKISDANFIIKVSRVGNVIRVIEQVAASS from the coding sequence ATGATGAACAGATATACGATATTTTTTGTCGATGATAATGTCGACTATTGTGAAGTTTTCTTCGAAGAACATAAAGATGAGTTTAATGTACTTACGCACAATGATCCAAAAACAGTGCTTGAGCATGTAAAGCGCGTCAATCCTGACCTCATTATTCTAGATGTCCATATGCCTTGTAAATCAGGAGTTGAAGTTTTTAATGATATTAGAAAAACAACGGAAATCGAGAACATTCCAATTCTGTTTTTATCAGCAGATGAAAGAGATGAAACTGTCTTAATGCATTTAAAATTAATGCCAGAAGACTTCCTTTTTAAGACAATGTCTCACAATCAAGTCTCGGCACGTATCAAAAATCGTTTGATCTCTCGTCGCTCAGCTTCCATGAGTAGCTCAGAAAAAGAAGGAGAAAATATTTCTTTTGGAAATCTTGAAATGGAAAGTGATAAGTTTCGTGTAAAGATAAATTCACTGGAAATTCAACTTACAAATATTGAATATAAAATGCTCTTCTACATTCTAACAAATAGACTCACTTCTCCTACAAAGGATGGACTCGTTAATTTTGTTTGGGGTGATTCGTATGTAGCAAGTAGAACAGTAAATACGCATCTTTCTAATCTTAGATCTAAAATTTCTGATGCAAATTTTATCATCAAAGTTTCGCGAGTAGGAAACGTCATTAGAGTTATCGAGCAAGTGGCAGCCAGTTCTTAA
- a CDS encoding DUF2237 family protein, with amino-acid sequence MEENSLNVYGEQLRSCSVNPLTGFFRDGCCNTSFEDTGIHTVCIQATEEFLHYSKAVGNDLSTPVPQYNFPGLKPGDHWCLCAGRWVEAYQAGAAPKVYLEATHEETLAIIPLNLLEKFKA; translated from the coding sequence ATGGAAGAAAACTCATTAAATGTTTACGGTGAACAACTACGATCATGCTCAGTTAATCCTCTGACAGGATTTTTCCGGGATGGTTGTTGTAATACCTCTTTTGAAGATACAGGAATTCACACTGTTTGCATCCAAGCAACGGAAGAGTTTCTTCACTACTCAAAAGCTGTTGGCAATGATCTTTCAACACCTGTTCCACAGTACAATTTTCCAGGGCTAAAACCAGGGGATCATTGGTGCTTATGCGCAGGAAGATGGGTCGAGGCCTATCAAGCCGGAGCGGCTCCCAAAGTCTATCTCGAAGCAACTCACGAGGAGACTTTAGCAATTATCCCTCTAAACCTCTTAGAGAAGTTTAAGGCTTAA